A region of the Candidatus Thorarchaeota archaeon genome:
ATTGTAACGGTGCTCCATCTGATGCCGAAGCACCAGCTCCCAAAAATATAACATCACTTTTGTCTGTGGGCGTCAATTATTTTACCCCAACTCACCTATTGGAAACTATTTCTTTTGTCATTACATGCCGAACGAGTATATATGTTATGATAATATCTATAATATCCACCAGTACAAACATCATCATCACAGACTCAAAAGCCCGTGGAAGTATCAATGCGTTCATCATATAGAAAAATGGGACAATTATGCATAGATTCAGGATGATGCTAATTATTAGAATATTATATGTTTTACCTGTGCCATAGAAGACACTTTTGAGATTCATAGATACTGCAAAGAGAATGTAGGGAATTATCTGCCACCAAAACATTACTGTGGAATAGTGTACAATCTCCGCATTCGATGTGAAGAAATATCCCATTGCATCTATAGCAAAGATACCTATGATTCCAAATCCTCCGATTATCAATAATGCAAGAATCACAGATACAGTGATGAGACTATGGATTTTCGATTCTCGATTTTTCTCATTAAGGTAGTTTCCAACACGAATGCTAGTTCCTTGTGAGATTGCAATCACCGGAATTAATGCAGTCCACATAATTCGTTGAAATAGTTGAAACCCTGCATATTGATTTGGTCCCATGAAATTAAGAACTTGCAGTACAAAGAAATAGAAAAAGTTCCGTACAAACGAATCGATTCCAGTCCATCCTCCTACTCCAAAGAGGGGTCGCGATTCGTGTAAAATCGATTGCAATCCCCATTCAGACAGTCGCATTTTTAGAGTCACTACTGATGCGATCAACGCCAATCCACAATATAGAACATTGGAGATTAGATATCCTATAGCGACTCCTTCGAGACCTAAATGAAGGGAAAATGGATACGGTGATACAAGGAAAATGTCAAGTACCATATTCACGGCAACATTAACAACAACTATTCCAAGAGCTAATTTTGCCCTATCCATTGATTTGAGCCCAACGACCAATAGTAGCGACAAAGAGGCAAAAGGTAATGCTATTGCGCGTAGAGATAGGTATGATACTGTCTGCGCGGCTAATTCAGGGGAGGTTCCAATAAAGTCTACAAATGATGACATATTTGCTAATATTATCACGGCAAGAGTTGTGGACAAAATAAGTTGAAGGGTTATTCCTGCAACGAATTGTCGTACCACCGAGTTACGATCTTTGTAGGACTGACTCACTAGTGCAAGTATTCCAAAAGGAATCGTTTCATTTACAATTTCAATTAATATTCCCATGAACTCGTACTGTTCAGCAATAGCAAGCGAACTGTAATCGATATGACCGATCCAATATGTGTTCATGATACTGTATATTCTTGGAATTAACAATGCAAGAAAAATGAATAGCATAAAGTCCCAAGGATATTTCTTTGACTGTTCCTTTATTTCTTTAATTAAAACCCTCAGTTTCACATTGCCCACTCCAATTAGCCTCACGACATTTTGATTGGTTCTACAATCCGGATAATATAGTTTTCCTGTTGCTTATCTTTATAATTGATATTTTATAAGGTTTCAACAAGATTTTATTGTAATAATGAATTACGTCAGCTGGTTGCGTGGATAGAAATGAAGGAGCTTCTGGAATTACCAATAGGTCCGGTGCAGCATCTGATCCTTCTCAGACAGTGGTTGGTCCCCACCAGCACTAAAAGCAAGCATCGAACAATGAATGATTTGGCCTCGAATTTGGCAAGTGTGCAGTACGATCCCATGCCTGTGATTGCTCAGAATCACTACATGGTATTTTGGAATCGGCTCGCAGTAGGCACTGATACCTTTCACTTTGAAGAATTGGACGAGGCGCTTTACAAGACACATAGCCTGCTGGAATTCTTTGGTCTGCGTCGGGTCACTACCATTATCCCCTCAACTGAATTTCCTCTGTATCGATCAGCAGCGCAACTTACTCTTGAGTAGGGATGGACCCAGCGGATTCAGAAGAGGACTCATTCGGCGAAAGCACGACAGATAATTGATCGGATAAGATGGGATGGCCCGCTGACCAAACGCGACATGACCACGGAAGACGAACGGCGACTTCTCTATACGCTCTTCTGGCTGGTCCCCGAGATCGTCATTGTGAATCGTCGCCCGGGGATTTTTCGAGAGGCCGAATATGCATGGGGGCCGGATGCTCTTCCGCATGTGGATTTTGATACACAGATGGACAAGGAGCAAGGTATCTTACAACTCCTGCACAGAATTGTTGAGGCCTTTGGACTTAGCACAGCCCGTCATGTGGCGTTCTGGTTTGGTTGTCGGGTCCGGGACATAACTCCCTTCATGGAGCAATTGGTTGAACAAGATCGAGTGGTGCCAGTGCGTGTCGCAGAACAGAAACCCATCTTCTATGTGACTCCCGAAGATCTGGGTCGGATTGAAGATCACGAGACCTTTACAGATGAGGCCGATTCGCCTCCGGTATTTTTTCTGACTCCTCTCGACAATCTCATTCGGGATCGAAAATGGCTGGAGCGATTCTTCGGTTATTCTTTCAAGACCGAGTACTTTCAAGTGAAGGGGATGAGGTGGCACACATCTATCCTCGTAGGCGACGAGTTGGTCGGGTTTATGGATCCGAAGGTCGATAGGTGAGCGCATGAGTTCATTGTCAAAGAGGTGGCCTTGCAAAAAGAGCTTGATCCGGTGGCCGTCAACTTACTCTTGGATCGGCTCAAACAACTGGCAATTGCTCACCGCTGTACTCGGATTCGTTTTCTGAAACCGCCAGATCTTTGGAAGTCCGTGCTCCAAGACTTGGGTGCTACTATCGAGCAATCTTCAACAGTGCTTGAACTCTAAATAGGAGAGTAAGACATCCACGTTTTAGTTTATTTAATTGTAACCTAGAGGAGATTTTGGGCGAAGAGATCCTCAATTCCAATACCGTTCTTCAAAAATATTTTAACTTCTTTATTGTCACCCGGTCAAGTTATCGTAGAAACCCCTTTTTTGTCCCGAGTGATGAGAAATATATTATCGAGATCCACATGTTTTACTATCTCAGGGTGGTCTGTGATCACGATGATTTGTTTTTGTTCAGATGCATTTCTCATCATGTCTACAATTTTTGACATGAGGTGTGGGTGAATATTCCGTTCGGGTTTTTCAATAATGATTAACGGTCTCTCTTCAAAGTATAATGCGACTGTTAGTGCCGTTATCTTAATTGTCCCATCAGAGATCAAGAATGAAGGCAAATATTGTTTCTCAAGGTATGTCTCCTTTACTTTGATCAGCGTCTTGCCAGAAGACTTCTCGATATCAAGTCTGTTAATAAAAGGTAGTATATCCTTTACCAAATCAAGCAATTTTCTTCTTTGATCTTTGTCTGCAATTATTTTAGTAATAATAATCGGGAGATTACTGCCATCTTCTTCTAGATTCGCTTTTCCGGTTATTGGAACGGCTCTTTTGGACAGTTCCGGATCAAAATTATATCGTGTAATGACCTCTAAGTTTTTTCTTAGTGGGCGAATGAACAAGAGTGGTAGATGTAGTAGCAACTCTTTTTCTGAGATCAGTGTATCTGATCTATAAATCGGTGGAAAAAACTCCTCTTTTGTTATTTCTAATCCCTTGGGACTGATTACTTCGATCTCTACTTTTCCTTTTACGCGAGAAAAGACGATTGTCCCTCGTCCAATATTTTCTTCTTTAAGTTTTTTATTTTCTCTTCTCACTCTAATGAATCTACACTCAAGTGTCAGTATATCTCGTACAATTTGATAACCCCGATTGTTTTCATTGAATTTTAATGCGAACTCGTATGACACCTCTATTGTCCGGATTTCGATTTTTGCGTCCTCCGGTTTTTTCATAAAATGACCGAATCTATCCTGTTCGTCGGCGACTATTTTCAAAGAGAATTCTTCAGACGATCCTATACTCATATTGCATAGGTACTCGATACCACCCTGCAAAGATATTGCGTTTTCCAATCCCGAACTAATTATGTCCTTCAAAAATTGGAAAATCTGTACAAAGTTAGATTTGCCCGAAGCATTGGCCCCAATAAATACATTAAATTTCTTGAAATCGATCTCCACATATTTTAAACTTCTAAAATTCGTTACCTGTATTCTCTTTAGCACCATATTTTATCACATCTGGAGCCTTAGACGGTGGTGTGTGAAAAGTCCCCACTGATGGAACCATCCATATAAAATAGATTTTGCGGGGCCTCGTATATGATAACATTGTAGTATAGGTCGTCCCACTACTTACATAATCATCGATTCTTCACACTGCTCCACTTAATTGGAACAAGATTTGTATTCAAGTTTACTTGCCATAACTAAATTATTAGAAAAACCACTCAGATTCATCTGAAAAATCAATTTTCATTTATATTGCGTTCCAGATCATAAGTAAAGGATCCCCGTTTTAGAGCCTCATTTGGGTCATACCACCTTGACTCAAAGAAGGTTGCGATCTCTTGTGTATAATTCCAAAGAACTTTCCAATCGATAGGATGTTTCTCTCTCAGTTCGCGGATAGATTCTTTATCTCTTCTCTTGTCTTGTGGTAATCTTTTTGCATGTCGTATTGCAAACACATTATCAATATCTGTTAGACGACAATCTTCTGGGGTCATATCTACATATTCAACAAGAACATAGTATTTTGCAACAGGTACTCCCATTTTTAGTCGAGAAGCAGTCCCACACGCTTCTTGAAACATTGTCTTATCGAGATTTGTTTTACATTCAGTCGCTATAACTGCTATGACTGTATTTCCTGTTTTGGTGAATTCGTGTTCGAACTTTGGATTCGTCGAAAGTTTATAATATATTTGTTTACCTACCACAAAATCCTGATCCTTCTCTTTGAGAATGACTTCGGGTATCGAATCAAACTTTTTAATACCTGTTGGATAAAATGCCAATGACATAAATGCAGTCTGTGGACCATAGGAGAGAGATGTGCCTGACAATGAAGAAATGGTCTTCGGGGAGATTAGATGTATTAGAAACTCTTCAAGAATTGTATTTTCAATTTTAAGCTGCCCTTTCTGACGCCACAATAACTCAGAACCTTTTTCAAATATAATATCGAGTTCGACTCTGTCTTTATACTTGTTTAAAGTTGAAACAAGAGCCTTGACTCTTTTCTTTCCAGTAGATTTTATTTTTACCATTGACTCGATCCAATCATCATATTCCGTTTTGATTAATCGGAATAACTCCCAGTCTTCTTTTATTTTTCATTTTCGAGTGCTTTTTCTATCGCGTTACCATTGAGGGGTTTGATTCAATAATCACAACCTCACCAAGATTATCTAACAGAGGCGACGGTTCCACAGATTCTATTGAGGAAATGGCAATTTCCAAGTCATCTAACGATCCGGCTTCTCGAGCCTGATCTCTAAGTTGTTTGAGTATAAACTTAGCAAGCTCACGACAGGCCTGATAAACATCCGGTAATATTTCTTTTCGTGGCGTTAGATGGATAATATCCTCGAATATTTCGACACCATAATTATTCTTGAAGTGTCTCTCTTGATGAAGCGCCAAGCTAAGGCCTACACAATGAGCAATCCCAATGATTATGTGATCGTTTCTGAGGTTAACCCCTCTCACTCTTGATTCTCTTCCGATAACAATGATAATTCGTCCCTCATCTGATACAACACGTTTCATTTCAAGCATGGCCTGTCCCATATCCAATATGTATTGGACTATAGTGCGAAAGCGATTGCCGCGATTCTTCCGATTTGCTCCAAATTCTGATCTTGCCAAGTCTAGTACATTCCACCCTATTAATTCAATAGCATTCCGGTTCTGTTGATGGTAATTGAATACATTGACATATGGGGGGGAAGTGAATATTAGATCAACAGTATTATCACGTACAGGTAGACAGCGGGCGTCTTGAAGATAAGCTGCAAAGTAACCCTGAGTGACGGGCAGATTACGAATTATCGTGCAATGTCTCTCAAAAGCAGACCAGAAATCGACTGCCCCCCACGAATCTCCTTTTCGCATCATGAGCATGAGTGAATTCATTAATATATTACGAATAGGTGGATTATCTTTATGTTTTAAAATAAGATCGGCCAATATTCTTTCAATGGACTTGTCCATTTGTGTGGTGTGTGCGTGTGATAGTAATGTTCCGGTGGATGATATAGCCTCATTCAAGATGTTTCTGCAACGCCGAATCTCATTAATCCTCTCAGTTCGTGACATCGAGATGAACTGGCAGGTCTGCGCCATCTCAATGGCTCCCACGTTAATGTCAGTACCCACTGCATTTAGACCTAGCCGCGCCGCTTCGAAGATTGTGGTTCCGCAGCCCACAAACGGATCAACAATGAACTGACCCGGTTTGGCGAAATGGCTCAATATTGTTCTTACAAAATCAGGCGAGAATTGCCCCTTGAATGAGAAGATATTGTGATTTCTTCCATTTTGGAGGTCTAAATCTTCTTGGTTGATTTTATCTTTATCTATCCCTTTTAGTATGTACTCGTTTATGGCCTTACCAAAATCAGGTTTCAAGGTCTTCTCGACTCTTCTGTATAAATAGGACTTTTTACTTTTTCGTCTTCTCGACTTCGTAGAATGAACGTTGTATACATCCAATGCTATTTGTTTATATTTTCTGTCCACAAAGAACATTTCCCAATTCGTATTTATATCTGTAAAGGCGATTATACTATTTATTCACAACCTAATCGTGGATTATTCGATCAAAGTGTTTACCATCTAGTGATACAAGTATATCGTTAATTGTAAGTTGGACTTTCTTGGACAGTAGGTCCATAGTCCGCCCACCAACGGCAGTGGGCAATAGCAAACTTACCATCAAAGTGAAGGTCATACGTGAGCTGTGGTCGGAGGTATTTAAACGCCTATCAACAATGTCCCGATATGTCCAAGTTTTACGTAGCTGTTTGTTACCCTTCTCCTTCTACTATGATGCACTACCACAATAGTTCGTGCACAATGAAGGAGACCTTTACTCAACATAGACGCATTCACATTGTATTCAATTATCTCGCCCGGAAAAAAGTCTGGGGAACTGCACTCCTACAGTCCCCCTAAGTTCCTACTACGAGCTTGCCTTTTTCATCTGAAGTACGACGATCACTACAATTACTACTCCCAAGATTCCGGCTATTCCTACTACGATCAGTGGGGATAGTCCCTCGCTAGTAGTACCTGTGGGTGACGTGGTACCCGAAGTTCCAGTTGTCGTTGTTCCTGTGCCAGTCGTAGTCGTTGTAGTTGTCGTAGTCGTTGTAGTTGTCGTAGTCGTTGTCGATGTGTGTTCTACAACGTGGACCATGGTCGTGTAGGCTGTTGAGTGCCCCGGTTGATCATAGACCACGATTGTAAAGTTGTACGTACCGAGGCTGAGGCTCGACAATGAAATCTCGACCGTATCCGTTGCATCGTACGAATCTGATGTGTACACTGTTCCATTCTGGTACACGACGTAGGTGTTCGGGAACACATCCGCGAGCTGCCACGAGAGGGTCTCCGACTGCCCGACCTCGATCGTCATCTCCGATACTCCTGTGACGGTGGGCGCATTGTCATCGACTTTGAAGACATACGTCTGAGATGCTTCATTTCCTACAACGTCTACAGCATAGACGTAGAGTGTCTGCTCGCCATCGCCCGCCGGAACGGGTATGTTGTACGGACTGCTGATCGTCGTGTTTGAAGTCTGAGAACTCCAGCGATAGCTGACAGTATCAAGGTGGTCATCCGTGACGGTGACTGAGATACTTTCCGAACTTGTGATGAACGAGTGGTCTGGTGGGGTGACGAGGTTGATCACGGGAGCATCGGTGTCAATGTAGAAGACAAAGGTCTTCTCGGCCAAGTTCCCAGCAGTGTCGTTTGCTCTCACGACGAGAGTGTGTTCGCCACCAGCAGAGGGGACCGTTGTCGTGTATGGATCGGCCCAAGTCCTGAAGGCTGCACCGTCCCACGAGTACAGCACCGTATCGACATCGGAGCCGCCTATGGCCACATCAACAGTGACTGACTGAGTCGACACAGAGTTGTTCGTCGGGCTCTCCAATGTGATCGTTGGGGGAGTTGAATCTGTGTTGAATCTGTACAATGCAGAGGCCCAGTTGTCCGCAGAATCGCGAGCATACACATTCAGCGAGTGCCAACCGTCACCAGTTATCAGTGTAAGGTCGTACGGGCTGCTAAGTGTTGAGTTGGCCCCGCCGTCCCACGAATAGAGTACTTCGTTGACACCTGTTTCTCCATCCGAGACCGATAGATCAATTGTGGTGCCGGGCTGGTTGGTTGTTTCGTTCGCCGGTGATCTTAGTGTGATTGTGGGTGCTACCGTGTCCATACCGATCTCGGACACAAAGGCATCAACACTGCCTCCAAGGGTGCTGTCATAGGGCTTCTGTGTCTGGAAGTCGGAAGACTTAGTTTCACCTGTGATGAAGAGCGTACCGTTATTCATTACAGCGATTCCACGACCCTTCTCATCACCCGTTCCACCAAGATATGTGGACATCTTCAGGCCACCTGTACTATTGAATCTCAAGATACACGCTTCATTGTTGACAGCCGTTGTGTCAAGAGCATTATAGAACGGCCAGTCGTCATCACCCGCTGAACCGGACACGAATATATCATCAGCAGCACTAAATGCCGCATCACCACCGTATACGCCATATGCTCCACCAAAGTAGGTACTCCAGCTGAATGATGAACCGTCTGACGCAAACCGCGTGATGAAGAGATCATAGTTACCGCCATTTGAGCTCTGGTATGCATTCTTAACTGGAAAGTCGGTTGACATTGTGCTTCCAGTGACCACAATACTTCCTGCGGAATTAATACCAATACCAGTACCATACTCTACGTTGGCACCACCGAGATATGTGCAGAATCTAATGGTACCGCCACTTGTAAAGCTGGCCAGAAAGGCATCGCTTGTTCCTCCAAGGGTTGTGTCGTTGGCATTATTGACTGGAAAATTTGAGGACCACGTTGTACCGACAACGCCGATATTTCCATTTCCATCAATCTCGACATCGTTTGCTTCATCAGAGTGAAAATAATCCGATGATAGACCATCGCCTCCAAGATAGGTTGAGAAGATAAGACCAGTTCCCGTGGAGTTGAACTTGGTGACAAAGGCGTCCAAATATGACGCCTTAGTGCCCTGATAGGCATTGACTGTTGTAATACCATTTGTAACGCCTGTAATCACGGGTTCGCCTGAATTAGTGATGGCAATACTCTTTGCACTTGTGTCATCAGTGCCAAAGTAGGTAGAGTAGACGAGTCCAGTGCCTGTGCTGTTCAACTTCACGAGGAATGCGTTGTATCCACCTGTCAGACTTGAGTCATATGAATTGGCGCACGGGAAGTTACTGGAATAGGTGACCCCGGTCACGTAGACATTACCATTGGTGTCAACGGTTATTCCGTATCCCATGTCATCACTGCTGCCGCCAATATAGGTACTCCAGATCAGTGTACCCGTACGCGGATCCATCTTTGTCACGAAGACATCATGGTTGCTGTTCCAAGATGTATCGTACGCATCGGCTGGGAAACCGTTTCCGTCGGTGTAGCCTGTGACATAGATATATCCTGAAGAGTCTACTTCAACGTCATACCCCGAGTCCGCACTGCCTCCACCAAGATAGGAGCTAAATAGAAGCCCATAGTCCAGTTTCACGTTAAATCTGAACGTTGCCATTGAAGAGTGGCCGAGTGTGTCATATGCGTAGACGTATAGCTCAGCCCAACCAGCAGCGAATGGAATGTGCGTCAGATATGGTGAGAAGAATGTCTTGTTTGAAGACCACGTGGACCAGCGATAGAGTACGTAGTTCAGATGTGGCTCTGTGACATTAACATGGACTTTCACGCCCGAATATTGAAGCGTATTATTTTCTGGAGTGATCAGACTGAGCAGAGGTGCTGTGTCATCGCACACAAAGGTGTAGACGGTGGACGCCCAATTTCCTGCTGTGTCATTCGCATAGACATAGAGAGTATGACTTCCGTCAGGGGACATCATGAACACATTGTACGGATCGTAAAGCGTACTGTTGCTATTACTGTCCCAATGGTAGAGTGCCGTGTCAAGTTCCACATTATCGCTCACGGACATGTTGATGACGCTTCCCGACCGGGCCACTGAACCGTTTGCAGGCGAGTTCAGCGTGATCGTTGGTGCTTGGGTATCATTGAAGATCTGTGTCACGAAGACATCCCGACTACCTCCATATGACTGATCAAAGGCATTACGAGTCGGATAGTCCGAAGATGCAGTCTGACCCAAAATAGTGATGTTACCATCATTCGTGATTGCAACGTCATATCCGTAGTCTTCACCCTCCCCACCAAGGAATGTGCTGAACTTGAGCGACTGTCCGTCCGCCGCAAATTTAGTGACTGCCACTTCGGCGACCGCTACGTCAGTTTGAATGGCATTCTTAAATGGATAGTTCGTACTGCCTGAGAAGCCCACGACATACATGTTTCCTGAAGAATCGACAGCAACGTCTCTAAAATCATCGATGTTTGATCCTCCAACGTATGTTGCATATCCAAGCGAACCGTTGGGTAATACCTTAGCAAGATACCCATCTCGTGATCCTCCTAAACTGGAGTCGAACGGATTAACGAGTGGAATATCTGACGACTCAGTGTAACCGACAAGGTAGGCCGTACCTGTTGGATCCACGGTCAGTCCAAATCCAAATTCTGCGTCCGTGCCACCATAATATGATGAGTAGGAGATGCTTGAGAAATCGGCAAGGATCTTTGTGATGAACGCCTCATCAGAACCCTGTGAAGTATCGAACGCATTCACCCGTGGGAAGTTTGAGGATTGCGTAGTACCACAAACGTAGATGTTGTTGCTGCTATCTATTGCAATATCAAATCCCCATTCAACGCTTCCGCCGCCAAGGTACGTGGAGAACCGGAGGCCATTCCCTGTGTTATTGAATACAGTAACAAAGGCATCTTGCGATCCATTGAGTGAGCTGTACAGTTCGTTGGCGAGATCGAAATTCGCAGATTCGGTCGTACCTGTAATGTATGCATTTCCACTGCTGTCAACTACTATCTCTCCAGCGGAGTCTTTATCATCGCCACCCAAGTAGGTGGAATAGAGCAGGGTCGAACCATCAGAACTGAGCTTGGTCACGACTATATCATAGTCGCTCTGTTTGGTTGACTGATACGCATTGACGACCGGATAGTCGTTGCTACTTGTGGATCCCACAATGTAGATGTTACCTGATCCATCGACTGCGATTCCATTCCCGTATTCATTTAACGACCCTCCCATGAATGTACTGAACACGAGATCACCGGTCAGGGTCATCTTTACTATGAATATCTCAGTACTACCACTGAAAGTACTATTGTATGCATCCTTCAGCGGAAAATTCGAAGAATACGTCCGTCCAATCATATAGACATAGCTACCATCAACATAGACATCGCCGGGTTCCTCTTGCCCGCTTCCGCCGATAAACCCGGACATTGTTATGACCATTGGGTCGATCACTAAGGTTTCATGTTTGTCATAGTTGCCGACTTGGAAGCCATATGAGTCGCTGCTCTTCTGGACGAAGACGCCGTTAATGGTCTGGCCATTTTGCAGCATGAGTAGATCTGATTCACCATAGGCAGTGACACCGTTGGTCACCGCAGTCACCTGTGTGTTTTCAACAACGACCTGTGTCCCTATAATCACTACT
Encoded here:
- a CDS encoding Bpu10I family restriction endonuclease, whose product is MVKIKSTGKKRVKALVSTLNKYKDRVELDIIFEKGSELLWRQKGQLKIENTILEEFLIHLISPKTISSLSGTSLSYGPQTAFMSLAFYPTGIKKFDSIPEVILKEKDQDFVVGKQIYYKLSTNPKFEHEFTKTGNTVIAVIATECKTNLDKTMFQEACGTASRLKMGVPVAKYYVLVEYVDMTPEDCRLTDIDNVFAIRHAKRLPQDKRRDKESIRELREKHPIDWKVLWNYTQEIATFFESRWYDPNEALKRGSFTYDLERNINEN
- a CDS encoding polysaccharide biosynthesis C-terminal domain-containing protein; the encoded protein is MKLRVLIKEIKEQSKKYPWDFMLFIFLALLIPRIYSIMNTYWIGHIDYSSLAIAEQYEFMGILIEIVNETIPFGILALVSQSYKDRNSVVRQFVAGITLQLILSTTLAVIILANMSSFVDFIGTSPELAAQTVSYLSLRAIALPFASLSLLLVVGLKSMDRAKLALGIVVVNVAVNMVLDIFLVSPYPFSLHLGLEGVAIGYLISNVLYCGLALIASVVTLKMRLSEWGLQSILHESRPLFGVGGWTGIDSFVRNFFYFFVLQVLNFMGPNQYAGFQLFQRIMWTALIPVIAISQGTSIRVGNYLNEKNRESKIHSLITVSVILALLIIGGFGIIGIFAIDAMGYFFTSNAEIVHYSTVMFWWQIIPYILFAVSMNLKSVFYGTGKTYNILIISIILNLCIIVPFFYMMNALILPRAFESVMMMFVLVDIIDIIITYILVRHVMTKEIVSNR
- a CDS encoding site-specific DNA-methyltransferase, which encodes MFFVDRKYKQIALDVYNVHSTKSRRRKSKKSYLYRRVEKTLKPDFGKAINEYILKGIDKDKINQEDLDLQNGRNHNIFSFKGQFSPDFVRTILSHFAKPGQFIVDPFVGCGTTIFEAARLGLNAVGTDINVGAIEMAQTCQFISMSRTERINEIRRCRNILNEAISSTGTLLSHAHTTQMDKSIERILADLILKHKDNPPIRNILMNSLMLMMRKGDSWGAVDFWSAFERHCTIIRNLPVTQGYFAAYLQDARCLPVRDNTVDLIFTSPPYVNVFNYHQQNRNAIELIGWNVLDLARSEFGANRKNRGNRFRTIVQYILDMGQAMLEMKRVVSDEGRIIIVIGRESRVRGVNLRNDHIIIGIAHCVGLSLALHQERHFKNNYGVEIFEDIIHLTPRKEILPDVYQACRELAKFILKQLRDQAREAGSLDDLEIAISSIESVEPSPLLDNLGEVVIIESNPSMVTR
- a CDS encoding AAA family ATPase, with translation MVLKRIQVTNFRSLKYVEIDFKKFNVFIGANASGKSNFVQIFQFLKDIISSGLENAISLQGGIEYLCNMSIGSSEEFSLKIVADEQDRFGHFMKKPEDAKIEIRTIEVSYEFALKFNENNRGYQIVRDILTLECRFIRVRRENKKLKEENIGRGTIVFSRVKGKVEIEVISPKGLEITKEEFFPPIYRSDTLISEKELLLHLPLLFIRPLRKNLEVITRYNFDPELSKRAVPITGKANLEEDGSNLPIIITKIIADKDQRRKLLDLVKDILPFINRLDIEKSSGKTLIKVKETYLEKQYLPSFLISDGTIKITALTVALYFEERPLIIIEKPERNIHPHLMSKIVDMMRNASEQKQIIVITDHPEIVKHVDLDNIFLITRDKKGVSTIT
- a CDS encoding SBBP repeat-containing protein; amino-acid sequence: MPSSTGEGATVNAMKNIPTMNNNVVDRSAAARTPTIPFGGFIKNVGQAPDSDLKYYVGSNGIQVGFLPSRVRIVVTNPDGQHFTTEVSFRGANYVQPEGAAKKTHVINYFIGDLQYTNIPTFDDVIYRNIYDGIDLRYYMTERGLKSEFIVHPWADPNQIEVVIIGTQVVVENTQVTAVTNGVTAYGESDLLMLQNGQTINGVFVQKSSDSYGFQVGNYDKHETLVIDPMVITMSGFIGGSGQEEPGDVYVDGSYVYMIGRTYSSNFPLKDAYNSTFSGSTEIFIVKMTLTGDLVFSTFMGGSLNEYGNGIAVDGSGNIYIVGSTSSNDYPVVNAYQSTKQSDYDIVVTKLSSDGSTLLYSTYLGGDDKDSAGEIVVDSSGNAYITGTTESANFDLANELYSSLNGSQDAFVTVFNNTGNGLRFSTYLGGGSVEWGFDIAIDSSNNIYVCGTTQSSNFPRVNAFDTSQGSDEAFITKILADFSSISYSSYYGGTDAEFGFGLTVDPTGTAYLVGYTESSDIPLVNPFDSSLGGSRDGYLAKVLPNGSLGYATYVGGSNIDDFRDVAVDSSGNMYVVGFSGSTNYPFKNAIQTDVAVAEVAVTKFAADGQSLKFSTFLGGEGEDYGYDVAITNDGNITILGQTASSDYPTRNAFDQSYGGSRDVFVTQIFNDTQAPTITLNSPANGSVARSGSVINMSVSDNVELDTALYHWDSNSNSTLYDPYNVFMMSPDGSHTLYVYANDTAGNWASTVYTFVCDDTAPLLSLITPENNTLQYSGVKVHVNVTEPHLNYVLYRWSTWSSNKTFFSPYLTHIPFAAGWAELYVYAYDTLGHSSMATFRFNVKLDYGLLFSSYLGGGSADSGYDVEVDSSGYIYVTGYTDGNGFPADAYDTSWNSNHDVFVTKMDPRTGTLIWSTYIGGSSDDMGYGITVDTNGNVYVTGVTYSSNFPCANSYDSSLTGGYNAFLVKLNSTGTGLVYSTYFGTDDTSAKSIAITNSGEPVITGVTNGITTVNAYQGTKASYLDAFVTKFNSTGTGLIFSTYLGGDGLSSDYFHSDEANDVEIDGNGNIGVVGTTWSSNFPVNNANDTTLGGTSDAFLASFTSGGTIRFCTYLGGANVEYGTGIGINSAGSIVVTGSTMSTDFPVKNAYQSSNGGNYDLFITRFASDGSSFSWSTYFGGAYGVYGGDAAFSAADDIFVSGSAGDDDWPFYNALDTTAVNNEACILRFNSTGGLKMSTYLGGTGDEKGRGIAVMNNGTLFITGETKSSDFQTQKPYDSTLGGSVDAFVSEIGMDTVAPTITLRSPANETTNQPGTTIDLSVSDGETGVNEVLYSWDGGANSTLSSPYDLTLITGDGWHSLNVYARDSADNWASALYRFNTDSTPPTITLESPTNNSVSTQSVTVDVAIGGSDVDTVLYSWDGAAFRTWADPYTTTVPSAGGEHTLVVRANDTAGNLAEKTFVFYIDTDAPVINLVTPPDHSFITSSESISVTVTDDHLDTVSYRWSSQTSNTTISSPYNIPVPAGDGEQTLYVYAVDVVGNEASQTYVFKVDDNAPTVTGVSEMTIEVGQSETLSWQLADVFPNTYVVYQNGTVYTSDSYDATDTVEISLSSLSLGTYNFTIVVYDQPGHSTAYTTMVHVVEHTSTTTTTTTTTTTTTTTTTGTGTTTTGTSGTTSPTGTTSEGLSPLIVVGIAGILGVVIVVIVVLQMKKASS